Proteins from a genomic interval of Demetria terragena DSM 11295:
- a CDS encoding ABC transporter permease has protein sequence MTKDAMDLRVRAARMWQDRKILDTLVRRDLRVRYARSALGYLWTLIDPLAMGFIYFFVFGLILNADRGTPMPFIVFLLAGLLPWNWFNTSVTETARALNAERKLVRSTNIPREFWVMRVVLAKGVEFLLSLPVLAFFIVLAMAGVPHISTGGSIGLNWYLLMVPVALVIQLMLCIGIGLIMAPLGSLADDFVRLVRILLRMMFYLSAILYPMSLVEEKAPEWAATLLSFNPMIGIIDMYRMGLANGQSPNLLAWGAAAVIAIFWLFFGLWVFRRLEPAVLKEI, from the coding sequence ATGACAAAGGACGCTATGGACCTTCGAGTGCGCGCGGCCAGGATGTGGCAGGACCGAAAGATCCTGGACACGCTGGTACGCCGTGACTTGCGGGTCCGCTATGCCCGCAGCGCGCTGGGCTACCTGTGGACCCTGATCGATCCGCTCGCGATGGGTTTCATCTACTTCTTTGTTTTCGGTCTCATCCTCAATGCCGACCGAGGCACACCGATGCCCTTCATCGTGTTCTTGCTCGCGGGTCTGCTGCCCTGGAACTGGTTCAACACCAGCGTGACCGAGACCGCCCGCGCGCTGAACGCCGAGCGAAAATTGGTCCGGTCGACCAACATTCCGCGCGAATTCTGGGTCATGCGAGTCGTGCTAGCCAAGGGCGTGGAGTTCTTACTGTCGCTGCCGGTGCTGGCCTTCTTCATCGTGCTGGCAATGGCTGGCGTACCCCACATCAGTACCGGCGGAAGCATCGGGCTGAACTGGTACCTCCTGATGGTTCCGGTGGCTCTGGTCATTCAGTTGATGTTGTGCATCGGCATTGGCCTGATCATGGCGCCGCTGGGCTCGTTGGCGGACGACTTCGTCCGGCTGGTCCGCATCCTGCTGCGGATGATGTTCTATCTCTCGGCGATCCTGTATCCGATGAGTTTGGTGGAAGAGAAGGCTCCAGAGTGGGCCGCTACCCTGCTCTCGTTCAACCCGATGATTGGCATCATCGACATGTACCGGATGGGGCTTGCAAACGGCCAGAGTCCGAATCTGCTGGCTTGGGGTGCGGCAGCGGTCATCGCGATCTTCTGGCTGTTCTTCGGGCTGTGGGTGTTCCGGCGCCTGGAGCCGGCCGTACTGAAGGAGATCTGA
- a CDS encoding ABC transporter ATP-binding protein: MSLEWKTSVGEPVISVENLGIEFLRGRKRKLSLREMVYTRKTTHNKDTFWPLEDISFEVGRGEGVGLVGGNGEGKSTLLKLIAGTLLPDRGRAVVREGVAPLIELTGGFVGDLSARENVYLTAALHGMSEEQIEERFEEIVKFAGPQVKAGLDAPFRHFSSGMQVRLGFAVITCLDEPIILVDEVLAVGDKKFREKCYDRMEGLLEEGRTLFLVSHNERDLKRFCTRGIYLRQGLVAADGQMNDVIAQYNEDILSS; encoded by the coding sequence GTGAGCTTGGAGTGGAAGACGTCAGTGGGCGAGCCCGTCATCAGTGTGGAGAACCTGGGAATCGAGTTTCTGCGCGGGCGAAAGCGCAAACTGTCCTTGCGCGAGATGGTCTACACCCGCAAGACGACCCACAACAAGGACACCTTCTGGCCACTGGAAGACATCAGCTTTGAGGTGGGTCGGGGCGAAGGCGTGGGACTGGTCGGTGGCAATGGCGAGGGGAAGTCCACCCTGCTCAAACTCATTGCCGGAACCTTGCTCCCAGATCGCGGTCGGGCCGTTGTACGCGAAGGCGTGGCACCGCTGATTGAACTCACCGGTGGGTTCGTGGGTGACCTCTCGGCCCGGGAGAATGTCTATCTCACTGCGGCGTTGCACGGCATGTCCGAGGAGCAGATCGAGGAGCGCTTCGAGGAGATCGTGAAATTCGCCGGGCCGCAGGTGAAGGCCGGCCTGGACGCACCCTTCCGGCACTTCTCCTCGGGCATGCAGGTCCGGCTGGGCTTTGCCGTGATCACGTGCCTCGACGAGCCGATCATCTTGGTCGATGAGGTGCTTGCCGTGGGTGACAAGAAGTTCCGCGAGAAGTGCTATGACCGGATGGAAGGGCTGCTGGAGGAAGGGCGGACACTGTTCTTGGTCTCGCACAACGAGCGTGACCTGAAGCGGTTCTGTACCCGCGGTATCTATCTGCGGCAGGGACTGGTCGCAGCCGACGGCCAGATGAACGACGTCATCGCGCAATACAACGAGGACATCCTCTCCTCCTGA